One Mangrovimonas cancribranchiae DNA segment encodes these proteins:
- the rsmG gene encoding 16S rRNA (guanine(527)-N(7))-methyltransferase RsmG, protein MELILKYFPHLTSEQIQKFEALEELYKDWNLKINVVSRKDIDELYLRHVLHSLAIAKVITFKPGTKIMDVGTGGGFPGIPLAILFPECSFHLVDSIAKKLKVVNEVVDGLGLENVKTTHTRVEELDDTYDFIVSRAVAAMPTFVRWIKGKVAKKQNNTLKNGILYLKGGDLTEELQDYKTTTIYPISDFYNEPFFDTKKVVHLPIKFKG, encoded by the coding sequence ATGGAACTCATACTTAAATATTTTCCTCATTTAACAAGTGAACAAATTCAAAAATTTGAAGCCTTAGAAGAGCTTTATAAAGATTGGAATTTAAAAATAAATGTTGTTTCTAGAAAAGATATTGATGAACTGTATTTAAGGCATGTGTTGCATTCTTTAGCTATTGCAAAAGTTATAACATTTAAACCTGGTACTAAAATTATGGATGTGGGAACAGGAGGTGGTTTTCCAGGAATACCTTTAGCCATTTTGTTTCCTGAGTGTTCGTTTCATTTGGTAGATAGCATTGCCAAAAAATTAAAAGTGGTTAATGAGGTTGTTGATGGTCTTGGATTAGAGAATGTGAAAACAACACATACTCGTGTAGAAGAGCTAGACGATACTTACGATTTTATTGTAAGTAGAGCTGTTGCTGCTATGCCAACTTTTGTAAGATGGATAAAAGGCAAAGTAGCTAAGAAGCAAAACAATACCTTGAAAAATGGTATTTTGTATTTAAAAGGAGGTGATTTAACCGAAGAACTTCAAGATTATAAAACAACAACCATTTATCCTATTAGCGATTTTTACAACGAGCCGTTTTTTGATACCAAAAAAGTGGTTCACTTACCTATAAAATTTAAAGGTTAA
- a CDS encoding T9SS type A sorting domain-containing protein has protein sequence MKKIYFLITFLLPYMFFAQAGSESAIVNINSTIPFQGIDETESHIGTGEYKIYYDNVDGVLDKPIFFVDGFDPNDTRDIPSMYGLLDYGNPVENLADVVRNEGFDLVVLNFPTYTRTADGAEINGGADYIQRNAFILIALINEINGMKTGVEENVVIGPSMGGLISRYALSYMEQNTMDHDTRLYISFDSPHLGANVPIGIQYLFNYMLNGAGITELEPLVNGLLNSPAAKQMLIDHYLGHVDGGGVNQSAITHTPIGAPNYRDAFHAELTNLGFPEDTRNVAISNGSGIAQITGTPGMELINHTFDVEFGITATADIHFTPAANQNITVTDVLLSIFGFPVTYSATAESPATSDGIDSAPGGQFDLYSFDDGSNALITEFVDNLNSQYFNFIPTLSSLAITDSNWYNTPNMTASPFVNAYIPDNNEPHVTLTDLNVAFALNEILENALTIQEQVIADNYIKIAQNPINEHLTLIAQENFKNTSISITDLTGKSVFKTVTNLNAKTDIAINVASGLYILNINTQKGISLREKIVVR, from the coding sequence ATGAAAAAAATTTACTTTCTCATTACGTTTTTGCTCCCTTATATGTTTTTTGCCCAAGCAGGTAGCGAAAGCGCCATAGTAAACATTAACTCAACCATACCATTTCAAGGTATTGATGAAACCGAAAGCCATATAGGAACTGGCGAGTACAAAATTTATTACGATAATGTTGATGGCGTTCTTGATAAACCTATCTTTTTTGTTGATGGTTTTGACCCTAATGACACTAGAGATATTCCTTCGATGTACGGTTTATTAGATTACGGCAATCCTGTTGAAAATTTAGCCGATGTTGTAAGAAACGAAGGCTTTGATCTTGTTGTTTTAAACTTCCCAACATATACAAGAACTGCCGATGGCGCTGAAATAAATGGCGGTGCCGATTATATCCAACGAAATGCTTTTATTCTCATTGCTTTAATTAATGAAATTAACGGCATGAAAACTGGTGTTGAGGAAAATGTGGTTATTGGCCCAAGTATGGGTGGTTTAATTTCTAGATATGCGCTAAGCTATATGGAACAAAATACCATGGATCATGATACTAGATTATATATCTCATTCGATTCGCCTCATTTAGGAGCTAACGTCCCTATTGGCATACAATACCTTTTCAATTATATGTTAAATGGAGCCGGCATTACAGAGCTAGAACCTTTAGTTAACGGCCTTTTAAATAGCCCTGCAGCGAAACAAATGCTTATAGACCATTATTTAGGTCATGTTGATGGCGGTGGTGTTAACCAAAGTGCTATTACACATACACCTATAGGAGCCCCTAATTATAGAGATGCTTTTCATGCCGAATTAACAAACTTAGGATTTCCCGAAGACACTAGAAATGTAGCTATTTCAAATGGAAGTGGTATAGCGCAAATAACTGGCACACCTGGAATGGAGTTAATTAATCACACTTTTGATGTCGAGTTTGGTATTACTGCTACAGCCGACATTCATTTTACACCAGCAGCCAATCAAAATATAACAGTCACCGATGTCCTATTATCTATCTTTGGATTTCCTGTAACTTACAGTGCTACAGCGGAATCCCCAGCAACATCAGACGGTATAGATAGTGCTCCTGGTGGACAATTTGATTTATATTCTTTTGATGATGGTTCTAATGCATTAATTACTGAATTTGTTGACAACCTCAATTCCCAATACTTTAATTTCATACCAACATTAAGCTCTTTAGCCATTACAGATAGTAACTGGTATAATACACCTAACATGACGGCCTCTCCTTTTGTTAACGCTTACATCCCCGACAATAACGAGCCTCATGTTACTTTAACCGATCTAAATGTAGCTTTTGCTTTAAACGAAATTTTAGAAAACGCACTTACTATACAAGAGCAAGTGATTGCTGATAACTATATTAAAATTGCTCAAAACCCTATTAACGAACACCTAACGTTAATTGCACAAGAAAATTTTAAAAACACCTCAATATCTATAACAGATTTAACAGGAAAATCAGTATTTAAAACGGTAACCAACCTAAACGCAAAAACAGATATTGCAATTAATGTAGCTTCTGGTTTATACATTTTAAATATTAATACTCAAAAAGGTATTTCATTAAGAGAAAAAATTGTGGTAAGATAA